The following are encoded together in the Panicum virgatum strain AP13 chromosome 6K, P.virgatum_v5, whole genome shotgun sequence genome:
- the LOC120713274 gene encoding paired amphipathic helix protein Sin3a-like — protein sequence MDYSNGGQKRAREEEDGSPMAPESQRRGNPRPAPPLPVDWPAPPLLAPTDDRWIEFLLAAESEFAGKPGYFRDFRAVMRGFRLGAFGVDGLVSHLQQLFRGHPNLIRTFNAYLPRGYQLRDN from the exons ATGGACTACTCCAATGGCGGCCAGAAgcgcgcgagggaggaggaggatggctCGCCTATGGCGCCAGAGTCCCAGCGTCGCGGCAATCC gaggccggcgccgccactACCTGTAgactggccggcgccgccgctgctggcgccCACCGATGATAGATGGATCGAGTTCCTCCTGGCTGCGGAGTCTGAGTTCGCTGGCAAGCCTGGCTACTTCCGGGACTTCCGTGCCGTCATGCGCGGGTTCAGGCTCGGGGC CTTCGGAGTCGACGGCCTGGTTAGCCACCTGCAACAACTGTTCCGGGGGCATCCCAATCTCATCCGCACGTTCAACGCCTACCTGCCAAGGGGATACCAGCTCCGGGACAACTAG